A DNA window from Staphylococcus warneri contains the following coding sequences:
- a CDS encoding DUF1798 family protein has protein sequence MLDTIRQLIEEVNYMNDTYEQVRKHDEDKDFHKVVEPYVRHIDSQLKQLKTYEQSLIDTTYMNKPKLDLLIKNIEELSVECHFKRTSRKLFTEKIKAVQYDLNNILNKHV, from the coding sequence ATGCTAGATACTATTCGACAGTTAATAGAAGAAGTCAATTATATGAATGACACTTACGAACAAGTTAGAAAACATGACGAAGATAAAGACTTCCACAAAGTAGTTGAACCTTATGTCCGTCATATAGATTCTCAATTAAAACAATTAAAAACATATGAACAATCACTGATTGATACGACTTATATGAATAAACCAAAACTAGATTTATTAATTAAAAATATTGAAGAACTTTCCGTTGAATGCCATTTTAAACGAACAAGTAGAAAACTTTTCACTGAAAAAATAAAAGCGGTACAATATGATTTGAACAATATTTTAAATAAACATGTTTAA
- the recU gene encoding Holliday junction resolvase RecU — protein sequence MNYPNGQPYKENKSLDGRKSTSNSSSIEYGGRGMSLEKDIEHSNAFYLKRGIAVIHKKPTPVQIVNVHYPKRSKAVINEAYFRTPSTTDYNGVYNGYYIDFEAKETKNKTSFPLNNIHDHQVDHMRNTYQQHGIVFLMIRFKSLDEVYLLPYSKFEFFWNRYQKDIKKSITVDEIRKNGYHIPYQYQPRLNYLKAVDKLILDESEDRV from the coding sequence ATGAATTATCCTAATGGTCAACCATACAAAGAAAATAAGTCTTTGGACGGACGCAAATCGACGTCAAATTCAAGTAGTATTGAGTATGGCGGACGAGGTATGTCACTTGAAAAAGATATTGAGCATTCTAATGCTTTTTATTTAAAACGTGGCATCGCAGTCATTCACAAGAAACCTACTCCTGTTCAGATAGTGAATGTTCATTATCCCAAACGGAGTAAAGCTGTGATAAATGAAGCTTATTTTCGTACGCCTTCAACAACTGATTATAATGGTGTCTATAATGGCTATTATATTGATTTTGAAGCAAAGGAAACGAAGAATAAAACATCCTTCCCTTTGAATAATATTCATGATCATCAAGTGGATCATATGAGAAACACATACCAACAACACGGTATTGTTTTTTTAATGATAAGATTTAAATCACTTGATGAAGTATATCTATTACCTTATTCTAAATTTGAATTCTTTTGGAATAGATATCAAAAGGATATTAAAAAATCAATAACAGTTGATGAAATACGAAAAAATGGTTACCATATTCCTTATCAGTATCAACCTAGATTGAATTACCTCAAAGCAGTTGATAAGTTGATATTAGATGAAAGTGAGGACCGCGTATGA
- the nth gene encoding endonuclease III — MISKKKALEMIDVIADMFPDAECELRHDNAFELTIAVLLSAQCTDILVNKVTKSLFAKYKTPEDYLNVSDEELQSDIKSIGLYRNKAKNIKKLCQSLLDKFDGEIPQTHQELESLAGVGRKTANVVMSVAFNEPSLAVDTHVERVSKRLGINRWKDNVRQVEDRLCSVIPKERWNKSHHQLIFFGRYHCLARKPKCDICPLFNDCREGQKRYKASLKEA; from the coding sequence ATGATAAGTAAGAAAAAAGCATTAGAAATGATCGATGTCATAGCAGATATGTTCCCAGATGCAGAATGCGAGCTGAGACATGACAATGCATTCGAACTCACAATTGCTGTGCTTTTATCAGCACAATGTACGGATATATTAGTCAATAAAGTAACTAAATCATTGTTTGCCAAATATAAAACACCCGAAGACTATTTGAATGTCAGTGATGAAGAATTACAAAGCGATATTAAATCGATAGGCTTATATAGAAATAAAGCTAAAAATATTAAAAAATTATGTCAATCATTATTAGACAAGTTTGATGGTGAAATTCCACAAACACATCAAGAATTAGAAAGTCTAGCAGGTGTAGGTCGTAAAACTGCGAATGTTGTAATGAGTGTTGCATTTAATGAGCCTTCACTCGCTGTAGATACGCATGTAGAACGGGTATCTAAACGATTAGGTATTAATCGTTGGAAAGATAATGTGAGACAAGTAGAAGATAGACTTTGCTCTGTTATACCTAAAGAACGATGGAACAAAAGTCACCATCAACTCATTTTCTTCGGAAGATATCATTGCTTAGCTCGTAAGCCTAAATGCGATATTTGTCCTTTATTCAATGATTGCAGAGAAGGTCAGAAACGATATAAAGCAAGTTTGAAAGAAGCGTGA
- a CDS encoding SDR family oxidoreductase, protein MKNVLIIGANGRVAIEATKIFLENSNFNVNLFLRNAHRIPDYASNRVTVFEGDAKNQQDLEQALDNIDIVFTGTSGSLNRHAETIVKAMDAKGIKRLILIAAPGIYDELPEAFNEWNKQQFGYKLDLYRQAADTIEQSDLDYTIIRPGWLTDKNENIYEISTKEGDFEGTEVSRKSVANLAVQIAKHPELHSKENIGVFKPGTEGTKPSWFE, encoded by the coding sequence ATGAAGAATGTTTTAATTATTGGGGCAAACGGACGTGTGGCTATCGAAGCAACTAAAATTTTCTTAGAGAATTCAAACTTCAATGTGAACCTGTTCTTAAGAAATGCGCATCGTATCCCTGATTATGCATCAAACAGAGTAACAGTATTTGAAGGTGATGCTAAGAACCAACAAGATTTAGAACAAGCATTAGACAATATAGATATTGTTTTTACTGGTACCTCTGGCTCATTAAATCGTCATGCTGAAACGATAGTTAAAGCTATGGACGCAAAAGGGATTAAAAGATTAATTTTAATTGCTGCACCAGGTATTTATGATGAGTTACCTGAAGCATTCAATGAATGGAATAAACAACAATTTGGATATAAGTTAGACTTATACCGTCAAGCAGCAGATACAATCGAGCAATCCGACTTAGATTATACAATCATTAGACCGGGTTGGTTAACAGATAAAAATGAAAATATATATGAAATTAGCACTAAAGAAGGGGACTTCGAGGGTACAGAAGTATCAAGAAAAAGTGTCGCTAATTTAGCTGTACAAATTGCGAAGCACCCAGAATTACATTCAAAAGAGAATATCGGTGTATTTAAGCCAGGAACTGAAGGTACCAAACCCTCATGGTTTGAATAA
- the gpsB gene encoding cell division regulator GpsB has product MSDVSLKLSAKDIYEKDFEKTMARGYRREEVDAFLDDIITDYQKMADMNNEVVKLSEENHKLKKELEELRLRVATTRPQENKNFSSNGSNNASSNNVDILKRISNLEKAVFGK; this is encoded by the coding sequence ATGTCAGATGTTTCATTAAAATTATCAGCGAAAGATATTTATGAAAAAGATTTTGAAAAAACTATGGCTCGTGGCTATAGAAGAGAAGAAGTAGATGCTTTTTTAGATGATATTATTACAGATTATCAAAAAATGGCAGACATGAATAACGAAGTTGTAAAACTTTCAGAAGAAAACCACAAACTGAAAAAAGAACTTGAAGAATTAAGATTACGCGTAGCGACAACTAGACCACAAGAGAATAAAAACTTTTCTTCAAATGGTTCTAACAATGCATCATCAAATAATGTTGATATTTTAAAACGTATTTCTAATTTAGAAAAAGCAGTATTTGGGAAATAA
- a CDS encoding YpoC family protein, which yields MIEKQDFEDLEQQLDTLASQKKLNSSEAKPLLDHYFELIIDYFKQINEISDFDLTLLDNYPVVPMNFSERYQYMQARKYHFMGYRQMKTLKSELIKMNASYQIRKKRK from the coding sequence ATGATTGAAAAACAAGATTTTGAGGATTTAGAACAACAACTTGATACATTAGCAAGTCAAAAAAAGTTAAATTCATCAGAAGCTAAACCTTTACTTGATCATTATTTTGAATTGATTATAGATTATTTTAAACAAATTAATGAGATTAGTGATTTTGACTTAACTTTATTAGATAACTATCCAGTCGTGCCAATGAACTTTTCAGAGCGTTATCAATATATGCAAGCTCGAAAATATCATTTTATGGGATATAGACAAATGAAAACATTAAAATCAGAACTCATTAAAATGAATGCCTCATATCAAATTCGAAAAAAGAGAAAATAA
- a CDS encoding DUF1273 domain-containing protein, whose product MVKTVYITGYKSYELNIFKDDAPEVYYLKEFIKHKIEQLLDEGLEWVLIQGQMGIELWSAEVVIELKETYPELKLGVITPFEGHTTKWNEQNQTKYINIINHADFIESVFHSEYQGPFQFKQADQFMLDHTDQTLLIYDEEQEASPKFFKSMLVDFMEKTNYTCDIVTFDELTEFINDLQWSQDQSFE is encoded by the coding sequence ATGGTTAAAACTGTTTATATCACAGGGTATAAATCTTATGAATTAAATATTTTTAAAGATGATGCACCTGAAGTTTACTATTTAAAAGAATTTATTAAACATAAAATTGAACAATTATTAGATGAAGGATTAGAATGGGTTTTAATTCAAGGTCAGATGGGAATTGAATTATGGTCAGCAGAAGTTGTGATTGAATTAAAAGAAACATATCCTGAGCTTAAACTAGGTGTTATTACACCCTTTGAAGGTCATACAACAAAATGGAACGAACAAAATCAAACGAAATACATAAATATTATTAATCATGCAGATTTCATAGAAAGTGTATTTCATTCAGAGTATCAAGGACCATTCCAATTCAAACAAGCTGACCAATTTATGTTAGACCATACTGATCAAACTTTATTAATATATGATGAGGAACAAGAGGCTAGCCCTAAATTCTTCAAATCGATGTTAGTTGATTTTATGGAAAAAACAAACTATACTTGTGATATTGTGACGTTTGATGAACTCACTGAATTCATCAACGACTTGCAGTGGTCTCAAGATCAAAGTTTCGAATGA
- a CDS encoding THUMP domain-containing class I SAM-dependent RNA methyltransferase produces MFQLLAVCPMGLESIVAKEIQELGYETQVENGRIFFEGDENAIVKCNLWLRTADRVKIVMGQFKATTFDELFEKTKALPWESIIDQQGNFPVQGRSVKSTLYSVPDCQAITKKAIVERLKHAYNEKGWLNESGAKYPVEVSILKDKVLLTIDTSGSGLNRRGYRLAQGEAPIKETLAASLIKLANWTGDTPLIDPFCGSGTIAIEACLIAQNIAPGFNRDFVSEEWNIMPPNIYDDMRDEADKHANYDREIQVYASDIDPEMVEIAKRNAEEVGLADIIQFSVKDVNTLTIDTEEPIALIGNPPYGERIGDRDEVEEMYRYIGTLMKQHDYLSTYILTSNKEYEHLVNKKATKRRKLFNGYIECTYYQYWGKKPQTKKES; encoded by the coding sequence ATGTTTCAATTATTAGCAGTATGTCCAATGGGGCTTGAATCGATCGTAGCCAAAGAAATTCAAGAACTAGGTTATGAAACACAAGTAGAAAATGGACGTATCTTTTTTGAAGGTGACGAAAATGCCATCGTCAAATGTAACTTATGGTTACGTACCGCAGACCGTGTCAAAATCGTCATGGGACAATTTAAAGCAACTACGTTCGATGAATTATTTGAAAAAACAAAAGCATTACCTTGGGAGTCAATCATCGACCAACAAGGGAACTTTCCAGTCCAAGGTCGCAGTGTTAAATCCACCTTATATAGTGTGCCAGATTGCCAAGCCATTACTAAGAAAGCAATCGTAGAACGTCTTAAACATGCTTATAATGAAAAAGGATGGCTCAACGAATCGGGAGCAAAATATCCAGTAGAAGTATCAATTTTAAAAGATAAAGTACTACTTACTATTGATACATCCGGTTCAGGGTTAAATCGACGTGGCTATCGTTTAGCACAAGGGGAAGCACCTATCAAAGAAACATTAGCTGCTAGTTTGATTAAATTAGCCAATTGGACGGGTGATACGCCACTAATCGATCCATTCTGTGGTTCAGGAACGATTGCGATTGAAGCATGTCTCATCGCACAAAATATTGCTCCAGGATTCAATAGAGATTTTGTATCTGAAGAATGGAATATCATGCCACCAAATATTTATGACGATATGCGAGACGAAGCTGATAAACACGCGAATTATGATAGAGAAATTCAAGTATATGCCTCAGATATCGACCCAGAAATGGTTGAAATCGCTAAACGAAATGCAGAAGAAGTTGGCTTAGCGGACATCATTCAATTCAGTGTAAAAGATGTAAATACATTAACTATTGATACTGAAGAACCAATAGCATTAATCGGTAATCCACCATATGGTGAACGTATTGGTGATAGAGATGAAGTAGAAGAAATGTACCGATATATTGGTACATTAATGAAACAACACGATTATTTATCAACTTATATCCTAACAAGTAATAAAGAGTACGAGCATTTAGTTAACAAAAAGGCGACAAAACGCCGTAAGTTGTTTAATGGTTATATTGAATGTACGTACTATCAATATTGGGGTAAAAAACCTCAAACCAAAAAAGAATCATAG
- a CDS encoding transglycosylase domain-containing protein, with protein sequence MTENKGSSQPKNNGNNGKSDEKKNRNVKRTIIKIIGFMFIAFIVLLLLGILLFAYYAWKAPAFTESKLEDPIPAKIYDKNGDLVKTLDYGQRHEHVNLKDVPQGMKDAVLATEDNRFYDHGALDYKRLFGAVGKNLTGGFGAQGASTLTQQVVKDAFLSQQKSIGRKAQEAYLSYRLEQEYSKDEIFQVYLNKIYYSDGVTGVKAAAKYYFNKDLKDLNLAEEAYLAGLPQVPNNYNIYDHPKEAESRKDTVLYLMHMHHRISDKEYAKAKKIDLKANLVQRTDKERQNTTEEKDPELASYVNFVKSELMNNKHFKDENLGNVLQSGIKIYTNMDKDVQQTLQDKINNGSFYKNDDQQVGATILDSKTGGLVAISGGRNYKDVVDRNQATDAHPTGSSLKPFLAYGPAIENMHWATNHALQDESSYQVDGSTFRNYDTKSHGTVNIYDALRQSFNIPALKAWQQTKESAGNDAPKKFASKVGLDYDGKIGPSEVLGGSSSEFSPTQLASAFAAIANGGTYNNAHSIQKVVTHDGDTIEYDHTSHKAMKDSTAYMLAEMLKGTFKAYGSAYGHGVSGVNMGAKTGTGTYGAEIYSQYNLPDNAAKDVWINGFSPQYTMSVWMGFNKVKEYGTNSFVGHSEQEYPQYLFEDVMSDISSRDGKDFEKPSSVEGSDPESLSVSGHPDNDTTNKSTHGDSDSSSSNSSNTNGSNGSSNSSNGSSQQQGTSSQQQSGNALTRLFSFNAIFNNKVS encoded by the coding sequence ATGACGGAAAACAAAGGGTCTTCTCAGCCTAAAAATAATGGCAATAATGGGAAGTCCGACGAAAAAAAGAATAGAAATGTGAAGAGAACGATTATTAAGATTATTGGCTTTATGTTTATTGCCTTTATTGTTCTATTGTTGCTCGGTATCTTACTATTTGCATATTATGCATGGAAAGCACCTGCTTTTACAGAATCTAAGTTAGAGGATCCAATTCCTGCTAAGATTTATGATAAAAATGGTGACTTAGTCAAGACGTTAGATTATGGTCAACGTCATGAACATGTCAATCTCAAAGATGTACCTCAAGGTATGAAAGATGCCGTATTAGCTACTGAAGATAATCGCTTCTATGATCACGGTGCTTTAGACTATAAACGTCTGTTCGGTGCAGTTGGGAAAAACTTAACTGGTGGATTTGGTGCACAAGGTGCTTCAACTTTAACGCAACAAGTTGTTAAAGATGCATTCTTGTCTCAACAAAAATCTATCGGTCGTAAAGCGCAAGAAGCTTACCTTTCTTACCGATTAGAGCAAGAGTATAGTAAAGATGAAATCTTCCAAGTTTACTTGAATAAGATTTACTACTCTGATGGTGTAACTGGTGTTAAAGCGGCTGCTAAGTACTACTTTAATAAAGACCTTAAAGACTTAAACTTAGCTGAAGAAGCTTACTTAGCTGGTTTACCACAAGTACCTAATAATTATAATATTTATGATCATCCTAAAGAAGCTGAGAGTCGTAAAGATACAGTGCTATACTTAATGCATATGCATCACAGAATTAGCGACAAAGAATATGCAAAAGCTAAGAAAATCGATCTTAAAGCTAATTTAGTTCAAAGAACTGATAAAGAACGTCAAAATACGACTGAAGAAAAAGATCCTGAATTAGCATCTTATGTGAACTTTGTTAAATCAGAATTAATGAATAACAAACACTTCAAAGATGAAAACTTAGGTAACGTTCTTCAAAGCGGTATCAAAATCTATACTAATATGGATAAAGACGTTCAACAAACGCTTCAAGATAAGATTAATAATGGTAGCTTCTACAAAAATGATGACCAACAAGTTGGTGCAACTATCTTAGATAGTAAAACTGGTGGTTTAGTAGCCATTTCTGGTGGACGTAATTATAAAGACGTTGTTGACAGAAACCAAGCTACAGATGCTCACCCTACTGGTTCATCACTAAAACCATTCTTAGCTTATGGTCCAGCTATTGAAAACATGCATTGGGCAACAAACCATGCACTTCAAGATGAATCTTCATATCAAGTCGACGGATCTACATTCCGAAACTATGATACTAAGAGTCATGGTACAGTAAACATCTATGATGCTTTACGTCAAAGTTTCAATATTCCAGCCTTAAAAGCATGGCAACAAACAAAAGAAAGTGCCGGTAATGATGCGCCTAAGAAATTCGCATCTAAAGTTGGTTTAGATTACGATGGTAAAATTGGACCTTCTGAAGTATTAGGTGGTTCTTCATCTGAATTCTCACCTACTCAATTAGCATCAGCGTTTGCTGCAATTGCTAATGGCGGTACGTATAACAATGCACATTCAATTCAAAAAGTTGTCACTCATGATGGCGATACGATTGAATATGATCATACAAGCCATAAAGCAATGAAAGATTCTACAGCATACATGTTAGCTGAAATGCTTAAAGGTACTTTCAAAGCTTACGGTTCTGCTTATGGACACGGTGTATCTGGCGTTAACATGGGTGCTAAAACAGGTACAGGTACTTATGGTGCTGAAATTTACAGTCAATATAACTTACCTGATAATGCAGCCAAAGACGTTTGGATTAACGGATTCTCACCTCAATACACTATGTCAGTGTGGATGGGCTTCAACAAAGTTAAAGAATACGGTACTAACTCATTCGTTGGACATTCAGAACAAGAATATCCACAATACCTATTCGAAGACGTTATGTCAGACATTTCTTCTAGAGATGGTAAAGACTTTGAAAAACCAAGCTCAGTTGAAGGTAGCGATCCAGAATCATTATCTGTTAGTGGTCACCCTGACAACGATACTACTAATAAGAGTACACATGGCGACAGTGATTCGTCATCATCTAACAGTAGTAACACAAACGGTTCTAATGGTTCATCAAACAGTTCAAATGGCAGTTCACAACAACAAGGTACTAGCTCACAACAACAAAGTGGCAATGCCTTAACTCGTCTATTTAGTTTCAATGCGATATTTAACAATAAAGTATCATAA
- a CDS encoding DnaD domain-containing protein encodes MDKFQLKTRPVVIRRELLDHYSELGLDEQDLIILIKLIYASETSNKQPSIELLQKGSNMQPREVTAVIQNLIQRELLELNVNKDEEGRFTEYMNLDPFYEKLSQLLKKETIDTNVQSDKEKFKTLFQMIEQTFARPLSPYEIETLNQWIDVDQHDIDIIQAALDEANSQNKLSFKYMDRILLNWKKNNVKTIDDSKEIRKQFNKPKMKHTVKKVPKFDWLNGEKSDDK; translated from the coding sequence ATGGATAAATTTCAATTAAAAACAAGACCTGTCGTTATTCGCCGAGAATTGCTTGATCATTACAGTGAATTAGGATTAGATGAACAAGACTTAATTATATTAATCAAGCTTATCTATGCATCTGAAACGTCAAACAAGCAACCATCGATTGAATTATTACAAAAAGGGTCTAATATGCAACCACGTGAAGTAACAGCTGTTATCCAAAATTTAATTCAACGTGAGCTATTAGAATTGAATGTTAATAAAGATGAAGAAGGACGCTTCACTGAATATATGAATTTAGATCCTTTTTATGAGAAGTTAAGTCAATTACTCAAAAAAGAAACAATAGATACCAATGTACAAAGTGATAAAGAAAAGTTTAAAACTTTATTCCAAATGATTGAGCAAACGTTTGCGAGACCTTTATCACCATATGAAATTGAAACATTAAATCAATGGATCGACGTTGATCAACACGATATTGATATTATTCAAGCAGCACTAGATGAAGCTAATAGTCAGAACAAGTTGAGCTTTAAGTACATGGATCGCATATTATTAAATTGGAAGAAGAATAATGTTAAAACTATCGATGATTCAAAAGAAATTCGTAAACAATTTAATAAACCTAAGATGAAACATACAGTTAAAAAGGTGCCTAAATTCGATTGGTTAAATGGAGAGAAATCAGATGATAAGTAA